A genomic region of Peptoniphilus sp. ING2-D1G contains the following coding sequences:
- a CDS encoding Transcriptional regulator (Transcriptional regulator [Transcription]; High confidence in function and specificity) has protein sequence MNKNPEYFKMIVQEGSITKAAEKMFVSQPYLSQYITKLEKELDIKLLNRNKTPLELTEAGKIYYNYLRNSQQLRKKLTLELDSLNYERSTTLNLGFSPWRGSTLLPDILPIFSKKYPKVQLELNEHPANELQNLLKNNKVDLVIVNSSLDVDSDINKEIICYEKIKLVSNKNNEKTKMIKEAVAQKNENPLEIIENERFVLLKKGLLISDMVHDYFENMKIVPKNKIYTTNNTTALNLVSVNMGFGFIVVSSGFINNISENLEFIDLNSEDLTVPLVALYRKDDFLSAATRDFIDITKKHYNLP, from the coding sequence ATGAATAAAAATCCGGAGTATTTTAAAATGATAGTCCAAGAAGGAAGTATAACAAAGGCAGCCGAAAAAATGTTCGTTTCACAACCATATCTAAGCCAGTACATAACCAAGCTTGAAAAAGAATTGGATATTAAACTTCTCAATAGAAATAAAACACCTCTTGAGCTGACGGAGGCAGGAAAAATTTACTATAACTATCTCAGAAATTCCCAACAGCTTCGTAAAAAACTAACTCTTGAATTGGATTCTTTAAATTATGAGAGATCTACTACTTTAAACCTGGGCTTCAGTCCGTGGAGAGGTTCAACTCTTCTTCCTGATATCCTTCCGATATTTTCAAAAAAATATCCAAAGGTTCAATTGGAGCTAAATGAACATCCGGCCAACGAATTACAAAATCTTTTAAAAAACAATAAAGTCGATCTCGTAATTGTAAACTCGAGCCTTGATGTAGATAGTGATATAAATAAAGAAATAATTTGTTATGAAAAAATAAAATTAGTATCCAATAAAAACAATGAAAAAACAAAAATGATAAAGGAAGCAGTAGCTCAAAAAAATGAAAACCCTCTGGAGATCATAGAAAATGAAAGATTTGTGCTGTTGAAAAAAGGATTGCTAATTTCCGATATGGTTCATGATTATTTTGAAAACATGAAAATAGTTCCTAAAAATAAAATCTATACAACTAACAATACCACAGCCCTAAATCTCGTAAGCGTGAACATGGGTTTCGGTTTTATAGTTGTATCTTCCGGTTTCATCAACAACATAAGCGAAAATCTGGAATTTATAGATTTGAACTCCGAAGATTTAACAGTTCCCTTAGTTGCACTATACAGAAAAGACGATTTTCTTTCAGCAGCGACAAGAGATTTTATAGATATAACAAAAAAACACTACAATTTACCATAA
- a CDS encoding hypothetical protein (High confidence in function and specificity) codes for MKKTLKKLMVFFVFVFIFSAGQKVEAKEVYAHLPGFDVTLNGIKVDNYSSEYPLLVYKDITYFPMTWYTTRFLGVETDWSESTGLVINQTGISGDFNFYNTRLKNANSYPVSIPYFRIRVNGTDIKNEREPYPLFVFRGVTYFPMTWRFCVTEFGWDYDFSHQKGLVISSKNEKKPITPQKPSDPYEAYYDLPGSIYYNGKYYMIRTNGKNYRLFSRTQIGNKYNEISSMQIKDFKQQGSKLYFASGDSYYSYDMDNEKLERIAKDVFIKDGNLISLGSEAFWVDSTDSTLRTKDNVKLNNGAKVDRMEKQGDYLIVTFVDNMDGKYKLMVFDKKGMEIYKTADATQNARIDGDTLTYFNVEIMRNETIKLN; via the coding sequence ATGAAAAAAACCTTAAAAAAATTAATGGTGTTTTTTGTCTTTGTTTTTATTTTTTCTGCGGGACAAAAAGTAGAAGCTAAAGAAGTATATGCACATTTACCGGGTTTTGACGTAACATTAAACGGAATAAAGGTTGATAATTATTCTTCAGAATATCCACTTTTAGTCTATAAAGACATAACCTATTTCCCCATGACATGGTACACAACTAGATTTTTGGGAGTTGAAACCGACTGGAGCGAAAGTACAGGTCTTGTAATAAATCAAACAGGAATTTCAGGAGATTTTAATTTTTACAATACAAGGCTTAAAAATGCAAACTCATATCCTGTAAGTATCCCCTACTTCAGAATAAGAGTAAACGGCACCGACATAAAAAACGAACGTGAACCCTATCCCCTATTCGTCTTTAGAGGAGTTACCTACTTTCCAATGACATGGAGATTTTGTGTGACTGAATTCGGATGGGATTATGATTTTTCACATCAAAAGGGTCTTGTCATCTCATCAAAAAATGAAAAGAAACCAATAACACCACAGAAACCTTCCGACCCATATGAAGCATACTATGACCTTCCGGGAAGCATATATTACAACGGAAAATATTACATGATAAGAACAAATGGGAAAAATTACAGATTGTTTAGTCGTACACAAATAGGAAATAAATACAATGAAATTTCCAGTATGCAAATAAAAGATTTCAAACAACAAGGTTCCAAATTATACTTTGCATCAGGAGATAGTTACTATTCATACGATATGGATAACGAAAAACTTGAAAGAATAGCCAAAGATGTCTTCATAAAAGACGGAAATTTAATATCCTTGGGAAGTGAAGCTTTTTGGGTTGATTCAACAGATTCAACACTACGCACAAAGGATAATGTGAAACTGAATAACGGTGCCAAAGTTGACCGCATGGAAAAACAAGGAGATTACTTAATCGTTACCTTCGTTGACAACATGGATGGAAAATACAAATTGATGGTATTTGATAAAAAAGGAATGGAAATTTATAAGACTGCAGATGCGACACAAAATGCAAGAATAGATGGAGATACACTGACATACTTCAACGTAGAAATAATGAGAAACGAAACAATTAAACTTAACTAA
- the argH gene encoding Argininosuccinate lyase (Arginosuccinase, which catalyzes the formation of arginine and fumarate from argininosuccinate, the last step in the biosynthesis of arginine; High confidence in function and specificity) → MKVLQGRFEKDIDKDASVLNDSISIDYKLYEVDIKGSLVHSEMLYRQKIISESDYKAISEGLKGILKDIEEGILEIDYKSEDIHMFIEEELTKRIGTAGKKLHTARSRNDQVALDVKLYSIGKSEEITKLLFELCESLISLAKKNLNTIMPGYTHLQIAQPVTFAHHVMAYVQMISRDIGRFTDAKKRMSTCPLGAGALATTTYPIDREFSAEALGFESPTLNSMDSVSDRDHVMELVYDIANYMIHLSRFSEEIVLFSSQEFGFLTLDEQYSTGSSIMPQKKNPDMAELIRAKSAKCIANLTGMLTMMKGLPLCYNKDMQEDKEYLFSSVDIVINATKVFTGMIDTIEVNRDKMLKMAHRGFINATDMADYLVKRGMPFRDSYDIVGKIVRFCVKKDKSLNELKIEELKNFSDVFEEDVYKFIDLDYILSNRKVFGGPAPEAVQKQIQLTEDILAKLKNNS, encoded by the coding sequence ATGAAGGTATTACAGGGTAGGTTTGAAAAAGATATCGATAAAGATGCAAGTGTTTTAAATGATTCCATATCCATAGATTACAAATTGTATGAAGTCGACATAAAGGGATCTCTTGTGCACAGTGAAATGCTGTATAGACAAAAAATAATATCGGAATCTGATTACAAAGCTATCTCAGAAGGGCTTAAAGGTATTTTAAAAGATATAGAAGAAGGTATTTTAGAAATAGATTACAAATCTGAAGACATTCACATGTTTATTGAAGAAGAGCTGACAAAGAGGATAGGAACTGCAGGGAAAAAACTTCATACCGCAAGATCTCGAAATGATCAGGTGGCTTTGGATGTAAAACTGTATTCAATTGGAAAATCGGAAGAAATAACAAAACTTTTATTTGAACTTTGTGAAAGTTTAATTTCACTTGCAAAGAAAAATTTAAATACCATTATGCCGGGATATACTCACCTTCAGATTGCTCAACCCGTAACCTTCGCACATCATGTAATGGCATATGTTCAGATGATTTCAAGGGATATTGGAAGGTTTACCGATGCAAAAAAGAGAATGTCCACATGTCCCTTAGGCGCAGGAGCATTGGCAACTACCACTTATCCCATAGACAGAGAATTTTCAGCTGAAGCATTGGGATTTGAAAGTCCCACTTTAAACAGTATGGATTCCGTTTCCGACAGGGACCATGTGATGGAACTAGTCTATGACATAGCAAATTACATGATTCATCTTTCCAGATTCAGCGAAGAAATAGTTTTGTTTTCATCTCAAGAATTCGGATTTTTAACCTTGGATGAGCAGTATTCCACCGGGTCATCAATAATGCCTCAAAAGAAAAACCCGGATATGGCGGAATTAATAAGAGCAAAAAGTGCAAAGTGCATTGCAAATTTGACGGGTATGCTCACTATGATGAAAGGTCTGCCTCTTTGCTACAACAAAGATATGCAAGAAGACAAGGAGTATCTTTTTAGCAGCGTGGATATTGTAATAAATGCGACTAAGGTATTTACAGGGATGATCGATACAATCGAAGTAAATAGAGATAAGATGCTCAAAATGGCTCACAGAGGATTTATTAACGCCACCGATATGGCGGATTATCTTGTTAAAAGGGGAATGCCCTTTAGAGATTCCTACGATATTGTAGGAAAAATTGTAAGGTTTTGTGTAAAAAAAGATAAGAGTCTAAATGAATTAAAGATAGAGGAATTGAAAAATTTTTCCGATGTTTTTGAAGAGGATGTTTATAAATTTATTGATCTGGACTATATTTTATCCAACAGAAAAGTATTTGGAGGACCAGCTCCTGAAGCCGTACAAAAACAAATACAACTAACTGAAGACATACTCGCCAAATTAAAAAACAACTCCTGA
- a CDS encoding Fumarylacetoacetate (FAA) hydrolase (This family consists of fumarylacetoacetate (FAA) hydrolase, or fumarylacetoacetate hydrolase (FAH) and it also includes HHDD isomerase/OPET decarboxylase from E. coli strain W. FAA is the last enzyme in the tyrosine catabolic pathway, it hydrolyses fumarylacetoacetate into fumarate and acetoacetate which then join the citric acid cycle; High confidence in function and specificity), with protein MRLSTIRFNGEETAAIVVEKGVVPVKKINEKLNKDYDTDMFRLIEKGEIPEITKWYKEGGKEEIEELTDECIAFEEVEYAPLYRNPGRIFGIGLNYVDHAGDLGEKAPQGFPGSFYKPASTIIGPGDAIKIPALKEAKKTTGESELAIIMGKECKFIEEKDWQDYIVGYTNAIDMTEESILRQNPRFLSIAKSFDTFFSFGPELVTPDEVEDVLNLEVQTVHNGEIHAKNTVFNMTHKPAKLVALISHIQGWYPGDILSTGTPRAVHIEDGDSIECRIIGEGGFKFRTLENPVVDLKKK; from the coding sequence ATGAGACTTTCCACTATTAGATTCAATGGAGAAGAAACTGCTGCAATAGTTGTAGAAAAAGGAGTAGTTCCGGTAAAGAAAATCAATGAAAAACTGAATAAAGATTATGACACAGATATGTTCAGGCTTATTGAAAAGGGAGAAATACCTGAAATAACTAAATGGTATAAGGAAGGCGGAAAGGAAGAAATTGAAGAGTTGACAGATGAGTGCATAGCCTTTGAAGAGGTAGAGTATGCTCCTCTTTATAGAAATCCCGGGAGAATCTTCGGAATAGGGTTAAACTATGTAGATCATGCGGGAGACTTGGGCGAAAAAGCTCCTCAAGGATTTCCGGGAAGTTTTTACAAGCCGGCATCTACAATTATAGGTCCGGGAGATGCTATAAAAATACCGGCATTGAAAGAGGCGAAAAAGACCACAGGAGAATCAGAACTTGCGATTATAATGGGAAAAGAATGTAAATTCATAGAGGAAAAAGACTGGCAAGATTACATTGTAGGGTATACAAATGCGATAGACATGACAGAAGAGTCGATACTGCGTCAAAATCCCAGATTTTTGTCCATTGCAAAGAGTTTTGACACTTTTTTCAGCTTCGGTCCGGAACTTGTAACACCTGATGAGGTAGAGGATGTTCTAAACTTAGAAGTACAAACTGTGCATAATGGAGAAATCCATGCAAAAAATACGGTTTTCAATATGACTCATAAACCTGCCAAATTAGTAGCTTTGATTTCACATATTCAAGGATGGTATCCGGGGGATATTCTTTCTACAGGTACTCCCAGGGCTGTTCACATTGAAGACGGAGACAGCATAGAATGTAGAATTATCGGAGAAGGTGGATTTAAATTCAGAACTCTTGAAAATCCAGTTGTTGATTTAAAGAAAAAGTAA
- a CDS encoding 3-oxoacyl-[acyl-carrier-protein] reductase (Reaction catalysed, (3R)-3-hydroxyacyl-[acyl-carrier-protein] + NADP(+) <=> 3-oxoacyl-[acyl-carrier-protein] + NADPH; High confidence in function and specificity), which yields MDYGLKDKVGIVLAAGGGLGSAVAMELAKEGAKVVLSDYSEDNVKEKVKWIKDETGNNNVDYIAGDMTDPQFIKDIAKYTLDTFGPCYALFNNAGGPPAGPILSFDDEAWYKAFDLTLLSYVRMMREVVPMMREEGGGRIVNSTSSSIKSFLFNLGLSNTMRSGVVGLSKTVSQEEGSHGILCNVIGPGRIGTARIDYLDKMRADKAGKTVEQIQQETYATIPLGRYGKPEEYGRLAAFLLAPSNTYITGQAILLDGGLVKAL from the coding sequence ATGGATTACGGTTTAAAGGACAAAGTCGGCATAGTCCTTGCAGCAGGAGGAGGACTTGGTTCTGCGGTTGCAATGGAATTGGCAAAAGAAGGAGCAAAAGTAGTACTCTCGGACTATTCAGAAGATAATGTAAAAGAAAAAGTTAAATGGATTAAAGACGAAACGGGAAATAACAATGTAGATTATATTGCAGGAGATATGACCGATCCGCAATTTATTAAAGACATAGCTAAATATACTCTGGACACTTTTGGACCATGTTATGCGCTCTTTAACAATGCGGGAGGACCTCCGGCAGGACCTATACTCTCCTTTGATGATGAAGCTTGGTACAAAGCCTTTGATTTGACACTTCTATCCTACGTGAGAATGATGAGAGAGGTAGTGCCGATGATGAGAGAAGAAGGTGGAGGAAGAATTGTAAACTCAACGTCTTCATCTATTAAATCATTCTTGTTCAACTTGGGACTTTCAAACACAATGAGAAGCGGAGTGGTAGGCCTTTCAAAGACGGTTTCGCAGGAAGAAGGTTCCCATGGAATACTTTGCAACGTAATAGGACCCGGAAGGATAGGAACGGCAAGAATTGACTATTTGGATAAAATGAGAGCGGATAAAGCGGGCAAGACAGTGGAACAAATTCAACAAGAAACCTATGCCACAATACCTCTTGGACGTTATGGAAAACCGGAAGAATACGGAAGATTGGCGGCATTTTTACTTGCACCGTCAAATACTTATATCACAGGACAAGCGATACTTCTTGATGGAGGGCTTGTAAAAGCTCTATAG
- a CDS encoding Choloylglycine hydrolase family protein (This entry includes acid ceramidases, which hydrolyse sphingolipid ceramide into sphingosine and free fatty acid. It also represents the peptidase C59 family, whose members include conjugated bile acid hydrolase (CBAH)and penicillin acylasewhich cleave carbon-nitrogen bonds, other than peptide bonds, in linear amides; High confidence in function and specificity): MYHSRWKGSHREAGFKYGNILFNNGKILDINSLISAAKVEYSKKAYSIYNKYYPEIIEEIRGFADGLRIEFESVFAFLASMYVFTNNTYCSCIGISNSKGIFLARNSDFDRSIKNLTDSAFYRLDDNYSFIGNTTAMIQMEDGINEKGLACGLTFVYPTVKSVGFNAGFLIRYILEKCSTVEEARTFLENVKIGSSQNIIVVDKSGQILLAELNSNDKYFKQVQDGALYRTNHFVSDKMIKYQTDLNDDIQSHNRFNTLASTDYNLYGINEIKLLLNGTKGFICQYDRNQQFDTIWSSIYDLKEGKIYRCEGNPSRKKFLVDKRL, from the coding sequence ATGTATCATTCAAGATGGAAAGGCAGCCATAGAGAAGCAGGATTTAAGTATGGAAACATTCTTTTTAATAATGGTAAAATACTGGATATAAATAGTTTAATAAGTGCGGCTAAGGTAGAATATTCAAAAAAAGCATATAGTATTTATAATAAATATTACCCAGAAATTATAGAAGAAATACGAGGATTTGCTGATGGGTTAAGAATTGAGTTTGAAAGCGTATTTGCATTTCTTGCTTCCATGTATGTATTTACAAATAATACATATTGCTCCTGTATTGGAATTTCTAATTCTAAGGGTATATTTTTAGCAAGAAACAGTGATTTTGACAGAAGTATTAAAAATTTAACTGACAGTGCTTTTTATAGGCTGGATGACAATTATTCTTTTATTGGAAATACTACAGCTATGATTCAAATGGAAGATGGAATAAATGAAAAGGGATTAGCTTGTGGATTGACATTTGTTTATCCAACTGTAAAATCTGTAGGCTTCAATGCCGGTTTTTTAATACGTTATATTTTAGAAAAATGTTCAACAGTTGAGGAGGCAAGAACTTTTCTTGAAAATGTGAAAATAGGTTCGTCTCAAAATATAATTGTCGTTGATAAAAGTGGACAAATATTACTTGCAGAACTTAATTCCAATGATAAATATTTCAAACAAGTTCAAGATGGCGCACTGTATAGAACAAATCATTTTGTGTCTGATAAAATGATTAAATATCAAACGGACCTAAATGATGATATTCAGTCTCACAATAGATTTAATACTCTTGCAAGTACAGATTATAACTTATATGGCATAAATGAAATAAAATTACTTTTAAATGGCACAAAGGGATTTATATGTCAATATGATAGAAATCAACAATTTGACACTATTTGGTCATCTATATATGATCTTAAAGAAGGTAAGATATATCGATGTGAAGGTAATCCAAGCAGAAAAAAATTTTTAGTAGATAAAAGATTGTAA
- a CDS encoding putative sodium-dependent transporter (High confidence in function and specificity): MKDKNFRTRWGFVLACVGSAVGMANVWGFPYRMASLGGSAFLIPYLIFVVLFSYVGLSAEYAIGRKTGTGTLGSYEYAWKRRGFNGISKVIGWIPLVGSFCIAIGYSVIVAYVLKALVESLTGTLMTVDSQSWFEGFSSAEYSVVPYHIIIIIAVAITLSVGAKSIEKTNKIMMPLFFVLFLILAVRVFFLDNSFKGYEFMFTPRFDELTNPEVWVFAMGQAFFSLSVTGSGMIVYGSYLSKGEDIVKSSKETAFFDTIAALTAALVIVPSTFAYGVDLKSGPGLLFVTLPTILQDIALGRVFAIILFLAVVFGGITSLQNMIEVVVESILYKFPKLKRNTVLTVLTILLFVISVNMHQISKWGPWMDFVSIYIIPIGAVIGSITWFWVLRREELIAEVNDGAERKHSNTWHAIGKYIYVPLAAILCGIALFKGISF, encoded by the coding sequence GTGAAAGATAAAAATTTTAGAACACGATGGGGCTTTGTTCTGGCCTGTGTAGGAAGTGCCGTGGGAATGGCAAATGTTTGGGGATTTCCCTATAGGATGGCATCTCTTGGAGGTTCTGCCTTTTTAATACCTTACTTGATTTTTGTGGTGTTATTTTCCTATGTTGGACTTAGTGCAGAGTACGCAATAGGTCGAAAAACGGGCACAGGTACCTTGGGTTCCTATGAGTATGCATGGAAAAGGAGAGGTTTTAACGGTATTTCAAAGGTTATAGGTTGGATACCTCTTGTAGGGTCTTTTTGTATTGCAATAGGATATTCAGTAATAGTTGCCTATGTTTTAAAAGCGCTGGTGGAATCACTGACGGGTACTTTGATGACTGTGGACAGTCAATCGTGGTTTGAAGGATTTTCTTCTGCGGAATATTCTGTCGTACCGTACCACATAATCATTATCATAGCTGTCGCAATAACTTTAAGTGTAGGAGCCAAGAGCATAGAAAAGACCAACAAAATAATGATGCCTTTGTTTTTTGTATTGTTTTTGATTTTGGCAGTGAGAGTTTTCTTTTTGGACAATTCTTTCAAGGGTTATGAATTTATGTTCACTCCCAGATTTGATGAATTGACAAATCCTGAAGTGTGGGTTTTTGCAATGGGGCAAGCTTTCTTTTCTCTGTCTGTAACCGGAAGCGGAATGATCGTTTATGGTTCCTACTTGTCCAAGGGAGAAGATATAGTTAAATCGTCCAAGGAAACAGCGTTCTTCGATACCATAGCTGCATTGACGGCGGCTCTTGTAATAGTACCTTCAACCTTTGCCTATGGAGTTGATTTAAAATCAGGGCCCGGATTGTTATTTGTAACTCTGCCGACGATTTTACAAGATATAGCTTTGGGAAGAGTATTTGCAATTATATTATTCTTGGCTGTGGTATTCGGTGGGATAACATCTTTGCAAAATATGATTGAAGTGGTGGTTGAATCTATACTTTACAAATTTCCAAAGCTAAAGAGGAATACAGTGTTGACCGTTTTAACTATTTTATTATTTGTCATAAGCGTAAATATGCACCAAATTTCCAAGTGGGGTCCATGGATGGATTTCGTATCCATATATATAATTCCCATAGGTGCAGTTATAGGCTCTATTACTTGGTTCTGGGTTCTTAGAAGAGAGGAGTTAATTGCCGAAGTAAACGATGGAGCGGAAAGGAAACACTCCAACACATGGCATGCAATCGGAAAATATATTTATGTTCCACTTGCGGCAATACTTTGCGGGATAGCATTATTTAAAGGAATATCTTTTTAA
- the argG gene encoding Argininosuccinate synthase (Argininosuccinate synthase (AS) is a urea cycle enzyme that catalyzes the penultimate step in arginine biosynthesis: the ATP-dependent ligation of citrulline to aspartate to form argininosuccinate, AMP and pyrophosphate; High confidence in function and specificity) encodes MKKINKVVLAYSGGLDTSVIISWLIENYGCEVVTYSADLGQEEELDGLEEKAAKSGAVKSYIDDLTDEFVEDFVFETIKSGAKYQKKYLLGTSFARPLIAKRLVEIAHKENCDAIVHGCTGKGNDQIRFETAIKYFDPYIQIIAPWRIWEIKSREDEEEYAKQRGIKINSNKGNVYSEDRNIFHISHEGLDLEDPGNEPDYGKVLTLCKTYEDASDTAEYVEIEFEKGIAVKLNGQKLSPKNLLKELNNIGAKHAIGINDMIEDRIVGMKIRGIYENSGGAILYAAHELMESITLDKETLNFKDIVAIKYANLIYNGLWYSTLRKSIASFIDSTQERVTGKVRLKLYKGNIIPAGVWSKYSLFNKDFATFGEDDVYDQKDSQGFVNLYSLSTKIQTIMEENLKHEGITG; translated from the coding sequence ATGAAGAAAATTAATAAGGTAGTGTTGGCATACTCAGGAGGTCTTGATACATCCGTAATAATATCATGGCTCATTGAAAATTACGGATGTGAAGTGGTGACTTACTCTGCAGACTTGGGACAAGAGGAAGAGTTGGACGGTCTGGAAGAAAAGGCAGCCAAGAGCGGAGCAGTAAAGAGTTATATAGATGATTTGACAGATGAATTTGTGGAAGATTTTGTATTTGAAACCATAAAATCAGGGGCGAAATATCAAAAGAAATACTTGCTGGGAACTTCTTTTGCAAGACCCTTGATTGCAAAAAGACTTGTGGAGATAGCACACAAGGAAAATTGTGATGCAATAGTACATGGATGTACAGGAAAAGGAAATGATCAAATAAGATTTGAAACAGCAATTAAATATTTTGATCCCTATATACAAATCATCGCACCTTGGAGAATTTGGGAGATAAAGTCTCGTGAAGATGAGGAAGAATATGCAAAACAAAGAGGTATTAAGATAAATTCAAACAAGGGCAATGTGTACTCGGAAGACAGAAATATTTTCCATATATCTCACGAAGGGCTCGACCTTGAAGATCCCGGAAATGAACCTGACTACGGCAAAGTGTTGACTCTTTGCAAGACCTATGAAGATGCCTCCGATACTGCTGAATATGTAGAAATTGAATTTGAAAAGGGAATTGCCGTAAAATTAAACGGTCAAAAGCTCTCTCCTAAAAATTTACTTAAAGAATTAAATAACATAGGGGCAAAACATGCCATAGGAATCAACGACATGATAGAAGATAGAATAGTGGGTATGAAAATAAGAGGAATTTATGAAAATAGCGGAGGGGCTATTTTATATGCCGCACATGAATTGATGGAATCCATAACTTTAGACAAAGAAACCTTAAACTTCAAGGATATTGTGGCTATAAAGTACGCAAACTTGATTTACAATGGACTTTGGTACAGCACGCTTAGGAAATCTATAGCTTCATTTATTGACAGCACTCAAGAAAGAGTAACAGGGAAAGTTAGATTGAAGTTATACAAAGGAAACATAATCCCTGCCGGAGTATGGTCGAAGTATTCTCTATTTAACAAAGACTTTGCAACCTTCGGAGAAGACGATGTATATGACCAAAAAGATTCACAAGGCTTTGTAAATCTATATTCTCTTTCTACAAAAATACAAACTATTATGGAGGAAAATTTAAAACATGAAGGTATTACAGGGTAG